A genomic window from Sphingomonas taxi includes:
- a CDS encoding DUF4142 domain-containing protein, with protein sequence MLRKTMVILSASALALAACGQKTGTTAANDTALATNDTTAFDANTAGTANAVAPATGGQAFVNSAAASDAFEIATSKLALDNSSSAAVKKYANQMITAHTASTDKLKATTAGLTPALTPDPKLSAEQQTIVDSLKTKKGADFDAAYITAQQSGHQQTLDLLRGYAATGDVPALKTFATGLVPTVTAHLNMAKGLKS encoded by the coding sequence ATGCTCAGAAAAACCATGGTGATCCTGTCGGCATCGGCGCTGGCGCTCGCCGCCTGCGGCCAGAAGACCGGAACGACCGCCGCGAACGACACCGCGCTCGCGACCAACGACACGACGGCGTTCGACGCGAACACGGCCGGCACCGCCAACGCCGTCGCTCCCGCGACCGGCGGTCAGGCCTTCGTCAACTCGGCGGCGGCAAGCGACGCGTTCGAGATCGCGACGTCCAAGCTTGCGCTCGACAACAGCAGCTCGGCGGCGGTCAAGAAATACGCCAACCAGATGATCACCGCGCACACTGCCTCGACGGACAAGCTCAAGGCGACCACCGCCGGCCTGACCCCGGCGCTGACTCCCGATCCGAAGCTCAGCGCCGAGCAGCAGACGATCGTCGATTCGCTGAAGACCAAGAAGGGCGCCGATTTCGACGCGGCCTACATCACCGCCCAGCAGTCGGGTCATCAGCAGACGCTCGACCTGCTCCGCGGTTACGCCGCGACCGGCGACGTGCCGGCACTCAAGACCTTCGCGACCGGCCTCGTCCCGACCGTGACCGCGCATCTCAACATGGCCAAGGGCCTCAAGTCCTGA
- a CDS encoding sensor domain-containing protein, translating to MVEVDSACREEPPIDPAAIRAAVARAVAGLDTGLPLSTVLSRARIGLLHRDRRHRVLTVNDRFCELVGRRAAELTGLSIDAFLHPEDLPGVLATYDDHRARSTPFEVEARFIRPDGSALWCDINVSFVCDAAGTAMSTITIAQDISARRAAEERLRESEEHYRHTVELNPQITWTAGPDGLVETVSSRWKAVTGGAAGDAMGTRWLSALHPEDRAPTMSAWRASVATGRAIDLEYRLRSPDGDYRWFRSRATARRDESGATIRWYGTLEDIHDRKLTERALRDSERRFRLAAHAAGLGIWDYDATSGQRQWSDELKAMLGLPLDAAASVPVALDLVVPEDRHRLQALIAAVDAGDGSHRFDTILRIHRADTGEERWIRTGGWRIEAPSGKLSRVLVTTRDVTEERTAEERIRFAAHHDALTGLPNRAKFGERLEAAIAQARAAGGEVTLVLLDVDDLKETNDTIGHDAGDVVLRTLGERLHRALGAGCTLARLGGDEFAAVIASHGDAPTVIDRVRTALHAVREPLSHEGRILDCQATAGGSLFPTHGETAAELLKAADIALYAAKAQYRGGLLMFEPPMRADLQRRSSMLSIARDVIRDDRILPYYQPKVALDTGRVCGFEALLRWQHPTFGPQAPATICAAFEDFELALGLSERMLGAIVGDMRRWLDAGLDFGRIAFNLSPAEFRRDDLTDRILGRLERAGVPFDRLELEVTETVFVGRGAECVATMLETFSRAGVHIALDDFGTGYASLTHLKAFPVHTIKIDRSFISHIDRDAGDAAIVDAVVALGHRLGMTVVAEGIETEDQARYLLGQGCDVGQGFWFGHSVPRDEVAAMLHRRHPIPRAALA from the coding sequence TTGGTCGAAGTCGACTCGGCATGTCGCGAAGAACCGCCGATCGATCCGGCTGCCATCCGCGCCGCGGTCGCCCGCGCCGTCGCCGGGCTCGACACCGGACTGCCGCTCAGCACGGTCCTGAGCCGCGCGCGCATCGGCCTGCTGCACCGCGACCGCCGCCACCGCGTGCTCACGGTCAACGACCGGTTCTGCGAACTCGTCGGGCGCCGCGCGGCCGAACTGACCGGCCTGTCGATCGACGCGTTCCTCCACCCCGAGGATCTGCCCGGCGTCCTCGCCACCTACGACGATCATCGCGCGCGCTCGACGCCGTTCGAGGTCGAGGCCCGCTTCATCCGGCCGGACGGCAGCGCCTTGTGGTGCGACATCAATGTTTCGTTCGTCTGCGACGCCGCCGGCACCGCGATGTCGACGATCACGATCGCGCAGGACATCTCCGCCCGCCGCGCCGCCGAGGAGCGGCTGCGCGAGAGCGAGGAACATTACCGCCACACCGTCGAACTCAACCCGCAGATCACCTGGACGGCCGGCCCCGACGGCCTCGTCGAGACGGTCAGCTCGCGCTGGAAGGCGGTGACCGGCGGCGCGGCGGGCGACGCGATGGGAACGCGCTGGCTGAGCGCGCTCCATCCCGAGGATCGCGCGCCGACGATGTCGGCATGGCGGGCCTCGGTGGCGACCGGAAGGGCGATCGACCTCGAATACCGGCTGCGATCCCCCGACGGCGACTATCGCTGGTTCCGCTCGCGCGCGACCGCCCGGCGCGACGAATCCGGCGCGACGATCCGCTGGTACGGGACGCTGGAGGACATCCACGATCGCAAGCTGACCGAACGCGCGCTGCGCGACAGCGAGCGGCGCTTCCGCCTCGCCGCGCATGCCGCCGGGCTCGGCATCTGGGACTATGATGCGACCTCGGGCCAGCGCCAATGGTCGGACGAGCTCAAGGCGATGCTCGGCCTGCCGCTCGACGCCGCCGCGTCGGTGCCGGTCGCGCTTGATCTGGTCGTTCCCGAGGATCGCCACCGCCTGCAGGCGCTGATCGCCGCGGTCGACGCCGGCGACGGCAGCCATCGCTTCGACACCATCCTGCGCATCCACCGCGCCGACACCGGCGAGGAACGCTGGATCAGGACCGGCGGCTGGCGGATCGAGGCGCCGTCGGGCAAGCTCAGCCGCGTCCTCGTCACCACCCGCGACGTCACCGAGGAGCGCACCGCCGAAGAGCGTATCCGCTTCGCCGCGCACCACGACGCGCTCACCGGCCTGCCCAATCGCGCCAAATTCGGCGAGCGGCTCGAGGCGGCGATCGCGCAGGCACGCGCGGCGGGCGGCGAGGTCACGCTGGTGCTGCTCGACGTCGACGACCTCAAGGAGACCAACGACACGATCGGCCATGACGCCGGCGATGTCGTGCTGCGCACGCTCGGCGAACGGCTGCATCGCGCGCTCGGCGCGGGTTGCACGCTGGCACGGCTCGGTGGCGACGAATTCGCCGCGGTGATCGCGAGCCACGGCGACGCGCCGACGGTGATCGACCGCGTCCGCACCGCGCTGCACGCCGTGCGCGAGCCGCTGTCGCACGAGGGCCGCATCCTCGATTGCCAGGCGACCGCCGGCGGCTCGCTGTTCCCCACGCATGGCGAGACCGCTGCCGAACTGCTCAAGGCGGCGGACATCGCGCTCTATGCCGCCAAGGCGCAATATCGTGGCGGGTTGCTGATGTTCGAACCGCCGATGCGCGCCGACCTGCAACGCCGCTCGTCGATGCTCAGCATCGCGCGCGACGTGATCCGCGACGACCGGATCCTGCCATATTACCAGCCCAAGGTGGCACTGGACACCGGGCGGGTGTGCGGGTTCGAGGCGCTGCTGCGCTGGCAGCATCCGACCTTCGGCCCGCAGGCGCCCGCGACGATCTGCGCGGCGTTCGAGGATTTCGAGCTGGCGCTGGGGCTGAGCGAGCGGATGCTCGGTGCGATCGTCGGCGACATGCGCCGCTGGCTCGATGCCGGGCTCGATTTCGGGCGGATCGCCTTCAACCTGTCGCCGGCGGAATTCCGCCGCGACGACCTCACCGACCGCATCCTCGGCCGCCTGGAGCGGGCCGGCGTGCCGTTCGACCGGCTCGAGCTAGAAGTGACCGAGACGGTGTTCGTCGGTCGCGGCGCCGAATGCGTCGCGACGATGCTGGAGACGTTCAGCCGTGCCGGCGTGCATATCGCCCTCGACGATTTCGGCACCGGCTATGCCTCGCTGACCCACCTCAAGGCGTTTCCGGTCCATACTATCAAGATCGACCGCAGCTTCATCAGCCATATCGACCGGGACGCGGGCGATGCGGCAATCGTCGATGCGGTGGTGGCGCTGGGCCATCGCCTCGGCATGACCGTGGTTGCCGAGGGGATCGAGACCGAGGATCAGGCGCGCTACCTGCTCGGTCAGGGCTGCGACGTCGGTCAGGGCTTCTGGTTCGGCCACAGCGTCCCGCGCGACGAGGTGGCGGCGATGCTGCACCGCCGCCACCCGATCCCGCGCGCGGCGCTGGCGTAA
- a CDS encoding tryptophan halogenase family protein — MSGTPIGRVVIAGGGTAGWMAAAAASRFLNDGQRTITLVESDAIGTVGVGEATIPPIRGFNARLGIEEADFLRATGGTPKLGIEFVDWGARGERYMHPFGTPGRDIEGLNFHQLWLKLRERPGIGDFEGYAMAAVAARAGRFAPPSPDPRSPLSGVDYAYHFDAGLYAAFLRRRAEEQGTVRVEGRITGVEQDERGHVTAVRLEGDRRIAGDLFLDCSGFRSLLLGEAMGVGFEDWSHWLPCDRAIAVPTERTQPLLPYTRATAHDAGWQWRIPLQHRTGNGHVYASAFTDDDTAERILMANLDAAPTATPRRLSFTAGRRRQSWAGNVVALGLAGGFLEPLESTSIHLIQEGIAKLFALFPDDRFSPVVRDEYNRLMADHYTAIRDFIILHYAATRRRDTPFWRHVGSMALPETLARKLALFAEKGRIFRYDDELFTVPSWVAVLLGQGIVPTGYDPIVDALDADRVAEALRHMRRQNATLAQQLPPAG; from the coding sequence ATGAGCGGAACACCGATCGGCCGGGTGGTGATCGCCGGCGGTGGCACTGCCGGCTGGATGGCGGCGGCAGCCGCCTCGCGCTTCCTCAACGACGGGCAGCGGACGATCACCTTGGTCGAATCCGACGCGATCGGCACCGTCGGCGTCGGCGAGGCGACGATCCCGCCGATCCGCGGCTTCAACGCCCGGCTGGGGATCGAAGAGGCGGACTTCCTGCGCGCGACCGGCGGCACGCCCAAGCTCGGCATCGAATTCGTCGACTGGGGCGCGCGGGGCGAGCGCTACATGCACCCGTTCGGCACGCCCGGTCGCGACATCGAAGGGCTCAACTTCCACCAGCTCTGGCTCAAGCTGCGCGAGCGGCCGGGCATCGGCGACTTCGAGGGCTATGCGATGGCCGCCGTCGCCGCGCGCGCCGGCCGCTTCGCACCGCCCTCCCCCGACCCGCGCTCGCCATTGTCAGGAGTCGATTATGCCTATCATTTCGACGCCGGCCTCTACGCCGCCTTTCTGCGCCGCCGCGCCGAGGAGCAGGGCACGGTGCGCGTCGAGGGGCGGATCACCGGTGTCGAGCAGGACGAACGCGGCCATGTGACGGCGGTGCGGCTGGAGGGGGATCGGCGGATCGCGGGCGACCTGTTCCTCGATTGCTCGGGCTTTCGCAGCCTGTTGCTCGGCGAGGCGATGGGCGTCGGCTTCGAGGATTGGTCGCACTGGCTGCCCTGCGATCGCGCGATCGCGGTGCCGACCGAACGGACGCAGCCGCTGCTGCCCTATACCCGCGCCACCGCGCATGATGCCGGCTGGCAATGGCGCATCCCGCTGCAACACCGCACCGGCAACGGCCACGTCTATGCCAGCGCCTTCACCGACGACGACACCGCCGAGCGCATCCTGATGGCCAATCTCGACGCCGCGCCGACCGCCACGCCGCGCCGCCTGTCGTTCACCGCCGGCCGGCGGCGGCAGAGCTGGGCGGGCAACGTCGTCGCGCTCGGCCTCGCCGGCGGCTTCCTCGAACCGCTCGAGTCGACCAGCATCCACCTCATCCAGGAAGGGATAGCGAAGCTGTTCGCGCTGTTCCCGGACGATCGCTTCAGCCCGGTCGTACGCGACGAATACAACCGGCTGATGGCCGATCACTACACCGCGATCCGCGATTTCATCATCCTCCATTACGCCGCGACGCGCCGCCGCGACACGCCGTTCTGGCGGCACGTGGGGTCGATGGCGCTGCCCGAGACGCTGGCACGCAAGCTCGCGCTGTTCGCCGAGAAGGGGCGCATCTTCCGCTACGACGACGAGCTGTTCACAGTGCCGAGCTGGGTGGCGGTGCTGCTCGGCCAGGGGATCGTGCCGACCGGCTACGATCCGATCGTCGATGCGCTCGACGCGGATCGCGTCGCCGAAGCGCTGCGGCACATGCGCCGGCAGAACGCCACACTGGCGCAGCAACTGCCCCCAGCCGGCTGA
- a CDS encoding tryptophan halogenase family protein has product MRGERPVRAEQRIRVVIVGGGTAGWMTAAALATLAPGAATVHLVESQEIGIVGVGEATLPHLRAFVARLGIDEAAFMAATHATFKLGIEFRDFGAIGDSYIHPFGSYGRPLDGVGFHHYWLRRHHAGATAPIGDYSTAVVAAAAQRFTRPGSDPHDLASAFGYAYQFDATRFAPFLRAHAEARGALRTEGLVTGVDRDADSGDVVAITLADGQRIEGDLFIDCSGFRALLIGGAMDEAWEDWSHWLPCDRAVAAPCASPAGGIEPYTRATAMAAGWRWRIPLTHRIGNGYVYSSAHLSEGAATDALVDALESPPLAEPRHLRFRAGRRRRSWVGNVLSIGLASGFLEPLESTSIYLVQMAITQLVEHFPAARVTDADRDGFNALVDAEYDRLRDFLILHYHATTRDDSPFWDHVRTMTIPDSLAEKMALWRQTAQVSRYSHGLFLEPSWVAVYLGQNVVPDGWDPRADLPDGAALDRALAALRGGIAAAVATMPDHAAYLQAAA; this is encoded by the coding sequence ATGAGGGGAGAGCGGCCAGTGCGGGCGGAGCAGCGGATCAGGGTGGTGATCGTCGGGGGCGGCACTGCCGGCTGGATGACCGCCGCCGCGCTGGCGACGCTGGCCCCCGGCGCCGCGACGGTCCACCTGGTCGAATCGCAGGAGATCGGCATCGTCGGCGTCGGCGAGGCGACGCTGCCGCATCTGCGCGCCTTCGTCGCCCGGCTCGGCATCGACGAGGCGGCGTTCATGGCCGCCACCCATGCGACCTTCAAGCTCGGCATCGAGTTCCGCGACTTCGGCGCGATCGGCGATTCCTACATCCATCCGTTCGGCAGCTACGGCCGGCCGCTCGACGGCGTCGGCTTCCACCATTATTGGCTGCGGCGCCATCACGCCGGCGCGACCGCGCCGATCGGCGACTATTCGACCGCGGTGGTCGCCGCCGCGGCGCAGCGTTTCACCCGCCCGGGCAGCGATCCGCACGATCTGGCGAGCGCCTTCGGCTATGCCTATCAATTCGACGCGACCCGCTTCGCGCCTTTCCTGCGCGCCCATGCCGAGGCGCGCGGCGCGCTGCGCACCGAGGGTCTGGTGACCGGCGTCGACCGCGATGCGGACAGCGGCGACGTCGTCGCGATCACGCTCGCCGATGGCCAGCGGATCGAGGGCGATCTGTTCATCGACTGCTCGGGGTTTCGCGCGCTGCTGATCGGCGGCGCGATGGACGAGGCGTGGGAGGATTGGTCGCACTGGCTGCCCTGCGATCGCGCCGTCGCCGCGCCCTGCGCCTCGCCCGCCGGCGGCATCGAGCCGTACACCCGCGCCACCGCGATGGCCGCCGGCTGGCGCTGGCGCATCCCCCTCACCCACCGCATCGGCAACGGCTATGTCTATTCGAGCGCGCATCTGTCCGAAGGCGCGGCGACCGACGCGCTGGTCGACGCGCTGGAGAGTCCGCCGCTCGCCGAGCCGCGCCATCTGCGCTTCCGCGCCGGGCGGCGGCGGCGCAGCTGGGTCGGCAACGTGCTGTCGATCGGCCTCGCCTCGGGGTTCCTCGAACCGCTGGAATCGACCAGCATCTATCTGGTGCAGATGGCGATCACGCAATTGGTCGAGCATTTCCCCGCAGCCCGCGTCACCGATGCCGACCGCGACGGCTTCAATGCCTTGGTCGACGCCGAATACGACCGGCTGCGCGACTTCCTGATCCTCCATTATCACGCGACGACACGCGACGATTCGCCCTTCTGGGACCACGTCCGCACGATGACGATCCCCGACAGCCTCGCCGAGAAAATGGCGCTGTGGCGGCAGACCGCGCAGGTGTCGCGCTACAGCCACGGCCTGTTCCTCGAACCGAGCTGGGTCGCGGTCTATCTCGGCCAGAACGTCGTGCCCGACGGCTGGGACCCGCGCGCCGATCTGCCCGACGGCGCCGCGCTCGATCGCGCATTGGCCGCCCTGCGCGGCGGTATCGCCGCCGCGGTCGCGACGATGCCCGATCACGCAGCCTATCTGCAGGCAGCGGCGTGA
- a CDS encoding CsbD family protein: MNQDQIEGTAGDLTGKLKEGLGKATGDTETQNAGVVDQISGKVQKTFGDTKETVAKNAAPLADKARKFANERPFAAAALAGVVGLAILNTLRGKTSA; encoded by the coding sequence ATGAACCAGGATCAGATCGAAGGTACCGCGGGCGATCTCACCGGCAAGCTGAAGGAAGGCCTGGGCAAGGCGACCGGCGACACCGAGACGCAGAACGCCGGCGTGGTCGATCAGATCAGCGGCAAGGTGCAGAAGACCTTCGGCGATACGAAGGAAACCGTCGCCAAGAATGCCGCGCCGCTCGCCGACAAGGCGCGCAAGTTCGCCAATGAGCGTCCGTTCGCGGCAGCCGCGCTTGCCGGTGTGGTCGGTCTCGCGATCCTGAACACGCTGCGCGGCAAGACCTCGGCGTAA
- a CDS encoding glycoside hydrolase family 3 protein, with product MMVLRFGTACAALALMVGASPAIAQQQAASAAVPAAATAHPGQWPLLPMQLKRDAKVEARVAAILAKMSIEDKVGQLIQVDIASITPKDLETYKLGSILNGGNSAPNGDEFAPAPEWLKLFDAFYDASVKRSDGRPVVPVIWGTDAVHGANNIVGATLFPHNIGLGAMRDPALIKKIGAVTAAETAATGIDWSFAPTVAVVQDDRWGRTYESYSEDPAIVASYAGQMVEGIQGTIGQDFMKPGHVIASVKHFLGDGGTGGHDQGDTRVSETVLREVHGAGYMTALPAGALTVMPSFSSWNGEKMTGNKSLLTGVLKDRWGFQGFTIGDWNAHGQVTGCTNEDCAPAINAGLDMFMYSGPKWKELYANTLREAKAGTIPAARLDDAVRRILRVKMIAGTFDNGRPSARPMSGKFALLGAPEHRAIARQAVRESLVLLKNNGSVLPVKPGANILVAGRGADNIGQQAGGWSITWQGTDVANKDFPNGQSIWSGIDAAARAAGGKATLAVDGAFTAKPDVAIVVFGETPYAEFTGDRPSLEYSPDDKSDLALLKKLKAAGVPTVAVFLSGRPMWVNPEMNAADAFVAAFLPGTEGGGVADVLVAGKSGRPVADFHGKLSFSWPKRIDQNVLNRTDPGYDPLFPIGFGLTYADKATLARLDETKPKVAAGDQNALFVRGRVAGGARIGTTGAAVQTRTDRRGQEDSLRLTYKGAGSVAIEQAMPIDLTRESNGDLSLIVEYRVTAKPTGAVTVGVADTGKSATVALTNQLAVGDWATVAVPLRCFASQGVVMNKVTKPFELASSGALGIDVSTIRIGSATAPIACGAK from the coding sequence ATGATGGTTTTGAGGTTCGGTACGGCTTGCGCAGCGCTCGCGCTGATGGTGGGCGCGTCGCCCGCAATTGCGCAGCAGCAGGCGGCCAGCGCCGCCGTTCCCGCCGCCGCCACCGCGCATCCCGGGCAATGGCCGCTGCTGCCGATGCAGTTGAAGCGCGACGCCAAGGTCGAGGCACGCGTCGCCGCGATCCTCGCCAAGATGAGCATTGAGGACAAGGTCGGCCAGCTCATCCAGGTCGACATCGCCAGCATCACGCCCAAGGATCTCGAGACGTACAAGCTCGGCTCGATCCTCAACGGCGGCAATTCGGCGCCCAACGGCGACGAATTCGCGCCGGCGCCGGAATGGCTCAAGCTGTTCGACGCCTTCTATGACGCCTCGGTCAAGCGCTCGGACGGCCGCCCGGTGGTGCCGGTGATCTGGGGTACCGACGCGGTGCACGGCGCCAACAATATCGTCGGCGCGACGCTGTTCCCGCATAACATCGGTCTTGGCGCGATGCGCGATCCGGCGCTGATCAAGAAGATCGGCGCGGTCACCGCCGCCGAGACCGCCGCGACCGGCATCGACTGGAGCTTCGCACCGACCGTCGCGGTGGTGCAGGACGATCGCTGGGGCCGCACCTACGAAAGCTATTCCGAAGACCCGGCGATCGTCGCTTCCTATGCCGGCCAGATGGTCGAGGGCATCCAGGGCACGATCGGGCAGGACTTCATGAAGCCCGGCCATGTCATCGCCTCGGTCAAGCATTTCCTCGGCGACGGCGGCACCGGCGGCCACGATCAGGGCGATACGCGCGTGTCGGAGACGGTGCTGCGCGAAGTGCATGGCGCCGGCTATATGACCGCGCTGCCCGCCGGCGCGCTGACCGTGATGCCGAGCTTCTCAAGCTGGAACGGCGAGAAGATGACGGGCAACAAGAGCCTGCTCACCGGCGTGCTCAAGGACCGCTGGGGTTTTCAGGGGTTTACCATCGGCGACTGGAACGCGCACGGCCAGGTGACGGGCTGCACCAACGAGGATTGCGCCCCCGCGATCAACGCCGGCCTCGACATGTTCATGTATTCCGGCCCCAAGTGGAAGGAGCTCTACGCCAATACGCTGCGCGAGGCGAAGGCCGGCACGATCCCCGCCGCGCGGCTCGACGATGCGGTGCGCCGCATCCTGCGCGTCAAGATGATCGCCGGCACGTTCGACAACGGCCGGCCCTCGGCGCGGCCGATGTCGGGCAAATTCGCGCTGCTCGGCGCGCCCGAACATCGCGCGATCGCGCGGCAGGCGGTGCGCGAATCGCTCGTGCTGCTCAAGAACAACGGCAGCGTGCTGCCGGTGAAGCCGGGCGCCAATATCCTCGTCGCCGGGCGCGGCGCCGACAATATCGGTCAGCAGGCCGGCGGCTGGTCGATCACCTGGCAGGGCACCGACGTCGCCAACAAGGATTTCCCCAACGGCCAGTCGATCTGGTCGGGGATCGATGCGGCGGCGCGCGCCGCCGGCGGCAAGGCGACGCTCGCGGTCGACGGTGCCTTCACCGCGAAGCCCGACGTCGCGATCGTCGTGTTCGGCGAGACGCCCTATGCCGAATTCACCGGCGACCGGCCGAGCCTCGAATATAGCCCCGACGACAAGAGCGATCTCGCGCTGCTGAAAAAGCTGAAGGCGGCGGGCGTGCCGACCGTCGCGGTCTTCCTCTCGGGCCGGCCGATGTGGGTCAATCCGGAGATGAACGCCGCCGACGCCTTCGTCGCCGCCTTCCTGCCGGGGACCGAGGGCGGCGGCGTCGCCGACGTGCTGGTCGCCGGCAAAAGCGGGCGTCCGGTCGCCGACTTCCACGGCAAATTGAGCTTCAGCTGGCCGAAGCGGATCGACCAGAACGTGCTCAATCGCACCGATCCGGGCTACGACCCGCTGTTCCCGATCGGCTTCGGCCTGACCTATGCCGACAAGGCGACGCTCGCCCGGCTCGACGAGACCAAGCCCAAGGTCGCGGCGGGCGACCAGAATGCGTTGTTCGTGCGCGGCCGCGTCGCCGGTGGCGCGCGGATCGGCACGACCGGCGCGGCAGTGCAGACGCGCACCGACCGGCGCGGGCAGGAGGACAGCCTGCGCCTGACCTACAAGGGCGCGGGCAGCGTCGCGATCGAACAGGCGATGCCGATCGACCTGACGCGCGAATCGAACGGCGATCTCAGCCTGATCGTCGAATATCGCGTCACCGCCAAGCCGACCGGCGCGGTCACCGTCGGCGTCGCCGATACGGGTAAGTCCGCAACGGTCGCATTGACGAACCAGCTCGCGGTGGGCGATTGGGCGACCGTGGCGGTGCCGCTGCGGTGCTTCGCCAGTCAGGGGGTCGTGATGAACAAGGTGACCAAGCCGTTCGAACTGGCGAGCAGCGGTGCGCTCGGCATCGACGTGTCGACCATCCGTATCGGCAGCGCCACCGCGCCGATCGCCTGCGGTGCCAAATGA
- a CDS encoding tryptophan 7-halogenase, protein MNRRESLQSVVVVGGGLVALTAALGFARALPHATVTLVATAPDPAALADRLPAVTPQVAEAFDALGLDETAMVAAGAATHRVGERFAWGDAAFTIGEGDGVPNLAGAAVHQMWLAHGDGPYDALVPAATLAAAERFAPPASDPRSLLSRVNYTLRLDAEAATPFFAAALRAARVRAVAPQQLRVVRDGETVRALAMDDGSALTGDLFVDATGSGALLAAADTAWLDWATTLPVDRLLLAAAPPRPSPLDRYDATTDGWTARWPLAGRTLAGVAYASATTSDARAAKQMPGRSERITIRPRRQVVPFAGNVLALGDTAATLGPLGWHGYTLALAQLELALALMPARTPEPLLVAEYNRRATLRADRLHAYAAAFYLVGRRRGDFWHARRSQQPPAELATALAQFGQRGTLPPLEEEMLPQAAWQQALIGLGVRPVRADPLALSVPRASAVAALTQLRNAIAALPAGLSAYPEYLVAAQRGRR, encoded by the coding sequence GTGAACCGTCGCGAAAGCCTGCAGAGCGTCGTCGTGGTCGGCGGCGGCCTCGTCGCCTTGACCGCGGCGCTCGGCTTCGCGCGCGCGCTGCCGCACGCGACGGTGACCCTCGTCGCCACCGCGCCCGACCCGGCGGCGCTCGCCGACCGCCTGCCCGCGGTGACGCCGCAGGTCGCCGAGGCATTCGACGCGCTGGGCCTGGACGAGACGGCGATGGTCGCCGCGGGGGCGGCGACGCACCGCGTCGGCGAACGCTTCGCCTGGGGCGATGCGGCCTTCACGATCGGCGAGGGCGACGGCGTGCCGAACCTCGCCGGCGCGGCGGTGCACCAGATGTGGCTGGCGCACGGCGACGGCCCCTATGACGCGCTGGTTCCCGCCGCGACGCTGGCGGCGGCGGAACGGTTCGCACCACCGGCAAGCGATCCGCGATCCTTGCTGTCGCGCGTCAATTACACGCTGCGGCTCGACGCCGAGGCCGCGACGCCCTTCTTCGCCGCGGCGCTGCGCGCGGCGCGGGTGCGCGCCGTCGCACCGCAGCAGCTTCGCGTCGTCCGCGACGGCGAGACCGTGCGTGCGCTCGCCATGGACGACGGTAGCGCGCTGACCGGCGACCTGTTCGTCGACGCGACCGGATCCGGCGCCTTGCTCGCCGCCGCGGATACCGCGTGGCTCGACTGGGCCACCACCCTGCCCGTCGACCGGCTGCTGCTCGCCGCCGCGCCGCCGCGCCCGTCGCCGCTCGACCGGTACGACGCGACCACCGACGGCTGGACCGCGCGCTGGCCGCTGGCGGGTCGCACGCTCGCCGGCGTCGCTTATGCCAGCGCCACGACCAGCGACGCGCGCGCCGCCAAGCAGATGCCGGGCCGAAGCGAGCGCATCACGATCCGTCCGCGGCGGCAGGTCGTGCCCTTTGCCGGCAACGTACTGGCGCTCGGCGATACGGCTGCGACGCTGGGGCCATTGGGCTGGCATGGCTATACGCTGGCGCTGGCGCAGCTCGAACTGGCGCTGGCCTTGATGCCGGCACGGACGCCCGAGCCGCTGCTCGTCGCCGAATACAACCGCCGCGCGACGCTGCGCGCCGACCGGCTCCACGCCTATGCCGCGGCCTTCTATCTGGTCGGCCGGCGGCGCGGCGATTTCTGGCACGCGCGGCGCTCGCAGCAACCGCCTGCCGAACTGGCGACGGCGCTCGCCCAATTCGGTCAGCGCGGCACTTTGCCGCCGCTGGAAGAGGAGATGCTGCCACAGGCGGCGTGGCAGCAGGCGCTGATCGGGCTCGGCGTCCGGCCGGTACGCGCCGATCCGCTGGCGCTGTCGGTGCCGCGGGCGAGCGCGGTCGCCGCGCTGACGCAATTGCGCAACGCCATCGCTGCGCTACCCGCGGGCCTCTCTGCCTATCCGGAGTATCTCGTGGCGGCGCAGCGGGGCAGGCGATGA
- a CDS encoding DUF3597 family protein, which translates to MSIFGNIMGKIFHHKQDAAPAPAAPQTTQAAPTPKPAPTAAPAAAPEAPAQPVDVGAVLSEMATMKNGGGNYQSSIVDLLKLLDLDSSLAARKELGQELGVHAGDDGSAEQNIALHRAVMAKLAENGGIVPDSLRG; encoded by the coding sequence TTGAGCATTTTCGGCAACATCATGGGCAAGATCTTCCACCACAAGCAGGATGCCGCGCCGGCCCCCGCCGCGCCGCAGACCACGCAGGCGGCACCGACGCCGAAGCCTGCACCGACCGCCGCGCCCGCCGCTGCACCGGAAGCGCCCGCCCAGCCGGTCGACGTCGGCGCGGTGCTGTCGGAAATGGCGACGATGAAGAACGGCGGCGGCAACTATCAGTCGTCGATCGTCGACCTGCTCAAGCTGCTCGACCTCGATTCCAGCCTCGCCGCGCGCAAGGAACTGGGACAGGAGCTGGGCGTGCACGCGGGTGACGACGGCAGCGCCGAGCAGAACATCGCGCTGCATCGCGCGGTGATGGCGAAGCTCGCCGAGAATGGCGGCATCGTTCCCGACAGCCTGCGCGGCTGA